The genomic DNA TGCTCCGCCGTTGACAAGAGCAGGCGCAGCGCCTCGCGGACCGGTCCGCGCCCGAGCCCCAGCAGCCGCGCCAGCTCCGGCTCGACGAGCCTCTGGCCAGGCCCGAACCGCGAGTCGCGGATCGCCGCGCTGATCGCGCTGGCTGCCCTCTCGGCGGCCGCGCGCCCCTCGGGCGGCTGCTCCTTGCTCTCCATATCGGGTATGTTCTCGCTCCGGGCCGAAATGATCCGGTTGACATTGCTT from Novosphingobium sp. KA1 includes the following:
- a CDS encoding GntR family transcriptional regulator, with protein sequence MESKEQPPEGRAAAERAASAISAAIRDSRFGPGQRLVEPELARLLGLGRGPVREALRLLLSTAEQKSAMRRRKTRPRCYMPGGVA